The genomic region CTCTTGGATATTGGAAAACAAAAAAGGAAATATCTAAATTTTACAAAGAAAGGTATGATTATTACTCAAAATTTGTAAATATAAAATTCAAAAAAATTCAAGCACATTCAGGAAATAAATACAATGATTTAGCAGATAAGCTTGCCAAAGAAGCTATTTACAACAATTGCAAATCCATAAAATATGAAATAAAAATTTAACTTAAAACTAACAAAAATTACAATCTATAACAAAAATAAAATTTACACAATCTGATCTTTTGGTATATAATATTCTTCGGAGTTTTTTTAAAAATCTTGATGGAAAAGAGGAATAAAAAATGCCTTTAAAACACATATTAGTTATTATCATTGTTTTAACTTCCTATTTATACATAATTTTCGGAAAGAAAAATAAACCTGCTGTTGTATTTAGTCTAGCGCTGTTAATTTCAGCTTTAAGACTGGTAAATGGACTCAATTCGGAGAATTTTAGTCACATTGTTGACGTGGATACTCTGGGTTTATTAACAGGAATGATGATGATTGTTGCCTTTCTTAATAAATCTGGATTTTTCGAGTATTTTTCTATAAAAATAATCAAATTTGGCGGAAAAAAATTCTTTTTAACCATGACTTTACTAATGATTATTGTTGCATTAACATCTGCATTCTTAGACAATGTTGTCACTATTCTTGTAATGGCCCCTATGATTTTTTTAATTTCTGATATGTTAGAACTTAATCCTATCCCATTAATTATGCTTACTATTCTAATGGATAACATAGGTGGTTCTGCCACACTAATAGGAAGTCCTCTAAATCTTGTAATAGGATCAATTAGCGGTTATTCGTTTAACGATTTTATTAAAGTAATGGGACCTGTTTCAATTTTAGCTTTTATAGGTGTTTTATTATACTTCAAAAAACACCTAAAAGTTGATGAAAAATCTCTAAAAAATATTGAAAAATTAAACCAAATGGATGAAAAAAAGGCTATCACAAATCCAAAAATGATGTGGTTTTCATTAATAGACTTTATAATAGTAATTATTTTATTCATTCTACATTCAACTTTAAATTTAGAATTATCTGTAATTGCACTCATAGGTGGTTCAATATTAATAATTAAATTTTCAAATGGATATGAAGATGTCGGAAAAGATATTGATTGGGATATGTTATTTTTCTTTGCAGGACTTTATATGACTTCCTATGCTCTAGAAGAGATAGGTTTTACTCAACAAATTGCTAATCTATTTTTACCATTTAAAAGTAATAACCTGATAATATTAGGAGTATTTTACATCTTATCGATAATTACAATTCCAATATTAAATAACGTACCATCTGCTCTAATATTAGCACCTGTAATAAAAATATTAGTATCACACGGTGTTAACCCTATACTGTGGTGGACATTTGCCATAGCTTCAAACTTTGCAACAAGTTTAACACCACTTGGCGCAGTTCAAAATTTAGTTGCCGTAAATTACTTGGAAAAAAATTTAGGAAGAAAATTTGGATTTTTTGAATACATGAGATGGAAAATAGTACCTGTTTTTCTTACATTAATTATAGGAATAGTTTATATATTCTTCTTAACCTTAATTCATTGATGTAATGAGTAAAACAACTGAAATGTTTTTGTAATTAAATTCAAAAAATAATTAGCTTATTTTCCTTATCAATAATGAAAGAAGTTTTTTAAAAGAAAGAACGATTTTTATATTTATACTACCCACTATTATCCTTATATCTTTTCAAGTAACCCAAACCCCTGTGAATTTTTTGCACCAATTCCTGCTTCATATGCTATCTTAATCAACTCTTCATCACCAAATAAATCAAAAGCTGTCATCCAACCCACAATTTTAAAACCTTTATAATAAACAACAATTCTTTTGGGATTTTTTCCAACATGCTTGATTTTGATAAATCCTTTTGGTTCTTTTTTATAAATAGAATAATATTTTTTATAAATATTTTGTTCGATTATTTGTTTAAATTTTGGATCATCTGGATGATAATACAAGGTTTTTTTCTTTCCATTTTCGTCTAAATAAGTCGAATAAACTGTAACCGGAGATTTTGTAATGGTCTTTAAACTGTTTTTAGATTCAAAATAATCAACTTCAATACTTTTTGGAGATACAAAATTTCCTCCTAAATAAATATTTTCAAAGCTTAAAAACCTTTCTGCAAGATATCGACAAAACATATCATCATAAGATGAAACAATAAAATTTGCACTGTCAAAAAATGTAATCTTTCCCTTTTCTTTGTCGATACTAAACTTTCCATATATTCTTGAAAAAGTATAAAGTTTGAACTTTCTCTTTTCATAAATATATCCTTGATCATGAATAAAACTCTTAAAATCATCATTGGAAATCAAATTCAAAATAGTAGATTGTAAAATATGGTTATAATCTATTGGAAGAACTAACTTTTCAAATTCAAAGCTCACTTTTAATCTCATTATTTATCACTCCAAATTTTTTATCTTCAACCAAAAATCCTCTATATCCCCCTGTACCATAAAGTCCTAATACATTTGCCAAATTAATTAATTCTTTTGAACCAAAGAATAAAGCTTTTTTATAATTTTTTCCATTCTTAATTATTACAACCAAAGAATTATCATCAGGATTTTTACCATACAACTCTCTATATTTTTCAATCAACTTTTCTCTTATAAAATCACTATAATCTTCTACTAAATCTAAATCTAAATTGCTGTTCAATACATAAAACTCTCTATTAAAATTTAATCTATTTATGTAAATTTTATGTGGTTTTAACCCGTATATTTTATTATTTAAAATATCCGCTATCCTTTTGTTAAAAAATGTCTTAATTATAAAAAACGCTCTTGATTTTATATAAAAGCCATTTTCAGATTTAAAAACTTTATCCGATAAAAAACCCGAAAAACTAAAATCGGAAAACCCTACACTGGTTAATTCATTTTTGAGATTCTCAAAATTACCTTTTCCCAAATACAATGGAAAATCAAGTTTAAACTCGAAAATCAATTTCACTCCTATTTTTTCGTTAAAGTTACCATAATCCATCCTAATGGTTGCATCACCCCATCTTTTTTTACCACTCTTTTTGTCAATGGGAAAAACTCTGGTTTGTAATTTCTCGCCCTTTTACCTAAAATACTTTTTAAAAATTTTACTTGCTTTACTTCCAAATGCTTTACAAAAATTGTTTTTGAATAAAACCCTGTTGAAAAACCTAGTTGTAACAAAAACTGATTTTCATTCAAATTATTTAACTTATCTTCCAACATATTGTAGAATCTTTTTAAATCTTCAATACCTTGTTCAGTTACTATTTCTTTTTCTTTTTCAATATACCTTTTTACACCCAAATTTATGTTTTTCACAAAATCATTGAAAATTAAACGTGGATCTTTGTAATAATGCCTCAAAATAAAATCCATACTTCCATACTTTTCAAAATCATCAATTTTAATTGTTCCATTTAATACTTTTCCACTATCCAAATACTCAGCATAAAGATCTAATACAGTCTTATTCTTTAACAAATGATAAACTTGAATATTTGCTATTTTTAAATCATTGTACTCTAAATAATTAGAATCAGAAACCTTTAAAAGTTTAAAAGGTGACATAACAGCTTTTCCGAAAACTTTTAAATCAATATTTTTTACAAGTTTCTTAATATCTTTCTTATTATCTTTTTTAGATTCTAATAAATATTGAAATTTCTTCTCATACTCTCCTTGAAATTGAGTCCCTTTAATCAAAAAAGTTCTAATTGCACCTTTTAAGGAAGATCCAGGGATATAAGGCCTTCCAGCAGTTTTTACAAATTCACTAACTTCCGTGTTTCCCTTTATATAACCTTTAATTTCATTTTTAATATAATTCTTATAATTTATATTCAATCTTTTTAACGTATTTAGAAAGTTATTCCTATCCCCCAATATTTCTGGATAATTTATTACAAAATTCATAAAATTTTCTTCATTTCTTATTAACCTATCAAAATCAACAACAAATGCTTTATTACCATCTTTTATTATTTCAAAACTTTTTATTTTATCTCCAGAAAGTATAACTGTAGGAGTTAAAATTTCTATTTTATAATTAAACACCATATTATTTAAGAGCCTCCTTTTCAATTGGAATTAAATAGGCTCGCGCATATTTATAAACCCTATGATACTTAAAACCTTTAGGTGTAATATCTAGTATTTTTCCTACAACTTTATCTGAAAATACGCTACCTTCGCTAAATAATCGAACTATTGGTTGTCTTTTGGTATTATCATATAGCGAAAAAACATAACCAGTCTTTTCATAAATTTTGTAATAAATAACTTTTCTTACTTCTGATTGATCCTTGGGATAATAGGAGGACAGCAACAAAAACATTTTACCTTCACTTTTTAAATCTACTTCTTCCACATCAAACTCAAATGCTCCATATCCATATGTCCTTTCTCCACCAATTCCTTCATCTCCTAATAACTTTAAAGAAGCAAAAACTTCATTTTCCAAACTTTCATCAACATCTAAAAAAAACCACAAACCACTATCTTTGTCAAAAGTAACATATGACATATAAAAGATACTTACCTCATTTGTAATTCTATCATTGACTATTCTTGGAACATCTCTAACATGGACAAACTCTTCTACATTTTTTCCATTCGTTGCAAATTTGCCAAATATAACTGGATTTTCAACATTTCCTTTCAAAAATTCTTCTGAAACAAACTCTAATTTCTTTAATTTTTTCATATCATCTAGGTAAAACTTATCCAAACCAAAGTTATACCCAAAGGGTTTAGGATAAAAGTATATATCTTTATAATAGAAAAATGAAGACGAAATTCTAAATATATCTGGATTTTCAATAATTACATTGAGAAATTTTTCGGTTTTTTCACCACCAAATAAAATATTATACGCATTTACCAAACCAGAAAATATTGTATCAGAATGCACAAACTTGGAAACCGCATTATAAATATTATCTTTTTCTCCAACATGTAGAGGGGTCCTAAACTTTAACTTTACCCTATATTTTTTCATCTTATCAAACCCCATTTCATTCTATTTTCATACTTTCCCAATCTATCTTTTCAGTAGTATCATTCAATTTTTTTAATTCTTTTTCATCCGAAATTCCCAAGTAAAATCCTTTATCTCTAAACGAAATAGAAATATTTTCAAATTTCACCTTTCCATATCCCCTTGAACCAGAACCACCCAAATAATCATCTTCAAGTAATTTCATAGCAGTTATCAACTCTTTTAAATATTTTACTTTTTCATCGTTATACACATTAATGACAAATTCAACTTTAAACCTTGCTCCAGCAGGTACTCTTTCATTTTGTCTTGGATTAGCAGAAGAAGTTATTCTATCAATTGTATTTTCGTGTTTTACTTCTGTATAACTAGTATCTAGATTATTTCTCATTTCATCTGTAATACTTTCCTGTATTAATTTGGCATCTCTAACTATTAACCTTGTAGGCATTAAATTCTCAAACATTTTATTTTCATCATTTACAAAGGTATGTTTCCCATGATTTCTTCCAAACAAATTACACACAGGGCAGTCTTTATCATCGCACATATGAATTTTAATTTCACCTTTCTTTACCCAAACAAGTTTATTTTCATCAATTTTTTCATGATAGTATTCCATAAGTGTTCTAAGTTTTCCTTTAAGACTTGTTCCAGGAATATACGGTATACCACGTTCATCTTTTATAACTGGATTATCAATACCTCCAATCTCTATCGTATTATCTTGCCCCCCAATATGTAGTCCAGTAAGTAAAACTAATTCAGCCTTTACAATAAATTTTCCTTTAAAATTTATTCTTTCCATATTCTCCCTCCTTAAAAATTATCTTCTTTTATTTGTAGTTTCTAGATATTTATGATATGCTACTAATGCTTCCCAAAAATCCTTAAATCTTTTCAAGTAGTTTATATCCCCTTCATCCAAAGTCAAAACCATATTTTTCATTGAATTTGCAAAATTTTCCGCTTGATTAATAATACTCCTATAATTTGATAACTTCTTTATATTGTACAAAAAAACAGCTAAAAATCTTTTAACCTCATACTTAAATTTACTTTCATCCATGGAAATCTTTTTTACTTCACTAAAATATTTTCTAATTTGATTTGAATTAATACTTTTAACTTCTTCTGCCAATTTCTTAGCATATTCAAATAGCAACTTCCCATCTGGATCTTTCTCAGGATTAAGCATTTTTTCAGATAATTCTTTTGATATCAACACTTTATTTTCCATATTATCCCTCCCTAGTTTCGTATTCTACCCAATAAGTAATTGAATCAATATGTTTATACAACTTGTTATCATTTCTAAGTATTAAATCTAAAAATCCAAGTATTTCTTTTCCTATTTCTTTGTTTCTATCAGCAAGTCTTGAAAAATAATAAAACAACCTCCATATTTTTCTATTTTCACCTGAAAAATGTCTTAGAACATATAAAACTTTTCTAGTAATATTTTTGTTAATAAAGCTTTCTAACTTTTCCTTTATTAGGGTATACTCTTCAAACTCTTCCCAACCAACTACCTTGTTGAAATTAAAAAATGCATTTTTTTCATACCCATTCCTTTTGTAATTCTTTGCAATGTCCAAGTTATTTCCAGCACCCAATGCTACCCGGTAAACGGGATATTTTTTTGCGGGAGCAAATTCCATTGCCATTGAAACTGTTATATCTTTATTTTCCCCACTAAAACTTCTTAGACTTTTTTGTATTTCCCACGCCAAATTCGGTAAATCACTCCAAGGTCCCAAAATAAAGAAATCATCTCCTCCAGAATATATAACACTAGAATTTGGAAATCTTTCCCTAACAATATCTTCTAAAAATTTCCCAAAGAATATTTCAATTTCTTGTGAAAGTGTAGCTTTTTTTGATATTGGTGGTTTATCACCTAACCCCTTCCCAAAAACCTTTCCTAAATTATCTACATCTCCTCTTAAAACACCCCATTTCTTTATCCCATTTGAATTATTAGCTATAGTCTCTAAATCGGCTATACTTCCATCATCTTTCTTTGGAACATAATTAGCAGATTTTATAATATATATATATCTTCCAAAATCTATTTTTTTATCTTTTACCGTCAAATAAGAATCTTTTAAATTATCTCCAAACTTTATTTCGTATCCAAACAAATTAAAAATATCGTTATAACTATTTATCTTTTCTACCTTTTTATTTGTTTTTAAAATTTTGAAAGAATTTTTCTTTGTGAGAAAATCCCCTAATTCTGCAAAAGACTCACAAAACTCACATTTTTCACCTATTAATTCTCTGTGACAATAAGGACACAAATTTTGTGAAACATCCTTTAGGTTAAATATTTCTTCATGGTTTTTTTTCAGAATACTTTCAAATTTTCTAAACTTTTTATCTTCAACTTTTTCGGAAATATTTTTGAATAATTCACCGCTAAGTTCATTGAGTGATATTTTTTCTCCAGATAAATTTACGGTTAATTCTATGCCGTGTGCTTTAAACAAATTTTCTTCGATTTTTTTCTGATAATACGAGAGTTTATCAATTAAGATTGCCGGTCCAAGAAGATAAAAGTGTCCACCACCATTGTATATTACATTACTAATTGACAATTTTTCAGAGTAAATTATATACCTTGCAATGATTTCCAAAAGATATGAAACATAAAAAGAGCGACCTCTAAGCTTTTTTACAGCATGTTCCTGTGAGACGTTATATATAAAATTTTGTATCCCAGAAACATCACCTTTTACTATACCCATTATCTTTTTGTC from Thermosipho affectus harbors:
- a CDS encoding ArsB/NhaD family transporter, giving the protein MPLKHILVIIIVLTSYLYIIFGKKNKPAVVFSLALLISALRLVNGLNSENFSHIVDVDTLGLLTGMMMIVAFLNKSGFFEYFSIKIIKFGGKKFFLTMTLLMIIVALTSAFLDNVVTILVMAPMIFLISDMLELNPIPLIMLTILMDNIGGSATLIGSPLNLVIGSISGYSFNDFIKVMGPVSILAFIGVLLYFKKHLKVDEKSLKNIEKLNQMDEKKAITNPKMMWFSLIDFIIVIILFILHSTLNLELSVIALIGGSILIIKFSNGYEDVGKDIDWDMLFFFAGLYMTSYALEEIGFTQQIANLFLPFKSNNLIILGVFYILSIITIPILNNVPSALILAPVIKILVSHGVNPILWWTFAIASNFATSLTPLGAVQNLVAVNYLEKNLGRKFGFFEYMRWKIVPVFLTLIIGIVYIFFLTLIH
- the cas6 gene encoding CRISPR-associated endoribonuclease Cas6 — its product is MRLKVSFEFEKLVLPIDYNHILQSTILNLISNDDFKSFIHDQGYIYEKRKFKLYTFSRIYGKFSIDKEKGKITFFDSANFIVSSYDDMFCRYLAERFLSFENIYLGGNFVSPKSIEVDYFESKNSLKTITKSPVTVYSTYLDENGKKKTLYYHPDDPKFKQIIEQNIYKKYYSIYKKEPKGFIKIKHVGKNPKRIVVYYKGFKIVGWMTAFDLFGDEELIKIAYEAGIGAKNSQGFGLLEKI
- the csm5 gene encoding type III-A CRISPR-associated RAMP protein Csm5, which translates into the protein MVFNYKIEILTPTVILSGDKIKSFEIIKDGNKAFVVDFDRLIRNEENFMNFVINYPEILGDRNNFLNTLKRLNINYKNYIKNEIKGYIKGNTEVSEFVKTAGRPYIPGSSLKGAIRTFLIKGTQFQGEYEKKFQYLLESKKDNKKDIKKLVKNIDLKVFGKAVMSPFKLLKVSDSNYLEYNDLKIANIQVYHLLKNKTVLDLYAEYLDSGKVLNGTIKIDDFEKYGSMDFILRHYYKDPRLIFNDFVKNINLGVKRYIEKEKEIVTEQGIEDLKRFYNMLEDKLNNLNENQFLLQLGFSTGFYSKTIFVKHLEVKQVKFLKSILGKRARNYKPEFFPLTKRVVKKDGVMQPLGWIMVTLTKK
- the csm4 gene encoding type III-A CRISPR-associated RAMP protein Csm4 — translated: MKKYRVKLKFRTPLHVGEKDNIYNAVSKFVHSDTIFSGLVNAYNILFGGEKTEKFLNVIIENPDIFRISSSFFYYKDIYFYPKPFGYNFGLDKFYLDDMKKLKKLEFVSEEFLKGNVENPVIFGKFATNGKNVEEFVHVRDVPRIVNDRITNEVSIFYMSYVTFDKDSGLWFFLDVDESLENEVFASLKLLGDEGIGGERTYGYGAFEFDVEEVDLKSEGKMFLLLSSYYPKDQSEVRKVIYYKIYEKTGYVFSLYDNTKRQPIVRLFSEGSVFSDKVVGKILDITPKGFKYHRVYKYARAYLIPIEKEALK
- the csm3 gene encoding type III-A CRISPR-associated RAMP protein Csm3; this translates as MERINFKGKFIVKAELVLLTGLHIGGQDNTIEIGGIDNPVIKDERGIPYIPGTSLKGKLRTLMEYYHEKIDENKLVWVKKGEIKIHMCDDKDCPVCNLFGRNHGKHTFVNDENKMFENLMPTRLIVRDAKLIQESITDEMRNNLDTSYTEVKHENTIDRITSSANPRQNERVPAGARFKVEFVINVYNDEKVKYLKELITAMKLLEDDYLGGSGSRGYGKVKFENISISFRDKGFYLGISDEKELKKLNDTTEKIDWESMKIE
- the csm2 gene encoding type III-A CRISPR-associated protein Csm2, with product MENKVLISKELSEKMLNPEKDPDGKLLFEYAKKLAEEVKSINSNQIRKYFSEVKKISMDESKFKYEVKRFLAVFLYNIKKLSNYRSIINQAENFANSMKNMVLTLDEGDINYLKRFKDFWEALVAYHKYLETTNKRR
- the cas10 gene encoding type III-A CRISPR-associated protein Cas10/Csm1, with the translated sequence MELTVEKVFLASIFHDIGKFYQRAEINSLKKIITETYRYSIESSKSYSPRHQEWGAYFYKNSGLPYKNEIEGVILNHHSPINLLSELVQLADHVSANEREDYISSENERVKNMVSTLSLVSLKYNKKNKKYKRVSRLSEFKELIDREEENIKLSYKNLWNEFEEQVKNIVREHKNTEKLDITDPFYEKIYYLLKEYTSNVPSAFFYSEPEISLFSHLSTTAAIAISIFKQYEDGFKNGDINIFKGIKSDKKIMGIVKGDVSGIQNFIYNVSQEHAVKKLRGRSFYVSYLLEIIARYIIYSEKLSISNVIYNGGGHFYLLGPAILIDKLSYYQKKIEENLFKAHGIELTVNLSGEKISLNELSGELFKNISEKVEDKKFRKFESILKKNHEEIFNLKDVSQNLCPYCHRELIGEKCEFCESFAELGDFLTKKNSFKILKTNKKVEKINSYNDIFNLFGYEIKFGDNLKDSYLTVKDKKIDFGRYIYIIKSANYVPKKDDGSIADLETIANNSNGIKKWGVLRGDVDNLGKVFGKGLGDKPPISKKATLSQEIEIFFGKFLEDIVRERFPNSSVIYSGGDDFFILGPWSDLPNLAWEIQKSLRSFSGENKDITVSMAMEFAPAKKYPVYRVALGAGNNLDIAKNYKRNGYEKNAFFNFNKVVGWEEFEEYTLIKEKLESFINKNITRKVLYVLRHFSGENRKIWRLFYYFSRLADRNKEIGKEILGFLDLILRNDNKLYKHIDSITYWVEYETREG